One Eurosta solidaginis isolate ZX-2024a chromosome 5, ASM4086904v1, whole genome shotgun sequence DNA segment encodes these proteins:
- the LOC137253743 gene encoding spermine oxidase-like has protein sequence METTRIVIIGAGSAGIAAGTRLLQTGFKNVLVLEAENRFGGRVHTIPFGDNVVDLGAQWCHGEKGNAIYQLVKYSNMLQSTGTVYEDYKCVRSNKEVLSEDVTNILKSIIDNMLPSKGNERMKKFEGSLGTYLTEAFWRDLVPEVDKTIAHEYFENYKKFESSIEACDTLFEASARGYLEYWICEGDLLLNWKDKGFRSFLRFLMKSKSDEEDDLGLLNKRIQYNSRVRNIEWQRQSDANVRIHLCNGGIIDTDHVICTVSLGVLKETHHNLFTPALPPAKCRAIDGLKLGTVDKFFLELATPFEPEDWSGFWLLWREEDLLELRTSNYFWLESVFGFYRVSCQPRLLQGWIIGPHARYMETLPEAEVLAALLWLFKKFFTFQVPAPLNFLRTRWYTNPSFRGSYTFRTMYAEELRAGSWDLASPLADEKNGKPSLLFAGEATHTHYYSTVHGAVESGWREAERLTEYYRGHNSQM, from the coding sequence ATGGAAACAACCCGTATTGTCATAATTGGTGCCGGCTCTGCGGGCATAGCAGCTGGGACCCGATTGCTGCAAACTGGTttcaaaaatgtcttagtactcgAAGCTGAAAATCGTTTCGGTGGACGCGTGCATACAATACCTTTCGGGGATAATGTAGTCGATTTGGGAGCACAATGGTGTCATGGTGAAAAAGGGAATGCAATTTATCAATTAGTAAAATACTCGAATATGCTGCAGTCAACCGGCACAGTTTATGAAGATTACAAATGTGTGCGCTCGAATAAGGAAGTACTCTCAGAAGATGTGACGAATATACTTAAATCCATAATCGATAATATGCTGCCTTCGAAAGGGAATGAaagaatgaaaaaatttgaaggaTCTTTGGGCACCTACCTCACAGAGGCTTTTTGGCGCGATCTAGTGCCAGAAGTTGATAAAACTATAGCGcatgaatattttgaaaactaTAAAAAGTTCGAAAGCTCCATTGAGGCCTGTGACACACTCTTTGAAGCGTCTGCACGTGGTTATTTGGAGTATTGGATATGCGAAGGTGATTTGTTACTTAACTGGAAAGATAAAGGTTTCCGCAGTTTTTTACGTTTTCTTATGAAAAGCAAATCGGATGAAGAGGATGATTTAGGTTTGCTTAACAAACGCATACAATATAACTCGCGCGTGCGTAATATTGAATGGCAGCGGCAGTCAGACGCCAATGTACGCATACATCTTTGCAATGGCGGAATTATCGACACTGATCATGTTATATGTACCGTATCTCTGGGTGTGCTTAAGGAGACGCATCACAACTTATTTACTCCAGCGCTACCCCCAGCTAAGTGCCGCGCTATTGATGGACTCAAATTGGGTACAGTAGATAAATTCTTTTTGGAATTAGCAACACCATTTGAGCCGGAAGATTGGTCTGGTTTTTGGTTGTTGTGGCGTGAAGAGGATTTGTTGGAATTACGTACTTCGAATTACTTTTGGCTGGAGAGCGTTTTTGGTTTTTATCGCGTCTCTTGCCAACCACGTTTGTTGCAAGGTTGGATAATTGGACCACATGCACGCTATATGGAAACATTGCCAGAGGCTGAGGTACTTGCTGCTTTGCTTTggctttttaagaaatttttcacATTTCAAGTGCCTGCGCCATTGAATTTTCTACGTACTCGTTGGTATACAAATCCCAGTTTTCGCGGTAGTTACACATTTCGTACCATGTATGCGGAAGAGTTGCGTGCTGGCAGCTGGGATTTAGCTTCACCGCTTGCAGATGAGAAGAATGGGAAGCCATCGTTATTGTTTGCCGGTGAAGCGACTCATACGCACTACTATTCGACAGTGCATGGTGCGGTAGAGAGTGGTTGGCGTGAAGCTGAACGTTTGACTGAGTATTATCGGGGACATAATTCGCAAATGTAG